The sequence TCACCTCTTCGGTGGAGGAGTTTTCCGCTGCATCACCGCCACTTCCCTGTGCAAGAACCTCGCATAGAAGCATTTCCTCGGAGTCATTTTCGTTGAAGGGAAGGGATTGATTAAAGTTTGATGTAGTTGCATATGGTGCTGGAACAGAGAACGatgaataataattattataataataataatgatccaTATATAGTGATAGTACTAGATGAGAGCTTAATTAATTACAAGATTTGAGTGAATGATAGCTTAGAAGATGTTTCTGGAATGATAAGCAGAGTGTTATAGTGTGCTTAAATATATAGGAGCGATTAAGAGCATGCAGTATTATATGCAAAAGAGGGAAGATAAGATTGCATGAATGCAATGCAAGTTGCGATTTAGTGTTGAATAATTAATTAACGGGACCCaaattaaaattaagaaaatacTAATAAAGATGACACACGTGAGTCAAAGAGAATTTCAGGGGTATTATTTGGTTTAAGGCGGCCAGTGTGAGGTGTGGCCTTCATTCAACATTATTTAAACTTTTAATTGCTCTCTGCTTATTTTGGAACCACATATATCTTCATGtctgctctttttcttttttctagaaCCATAACGTTTATAAAAACTTTACAGTAATCATATCATATCGTATATGTGAGGCATAAttagtaattattaattaattatattatactATTTCCTAGGATGAAGGCTTGGAAATACATACAAAGGCGATCCATCACTGTTCAATGCATCCATATTAGTTTAATTTGGACCTCATTATTCCATCTACTCCAAAAACTAATAACAGGGTTGTCAGATTACTTATTGATGAGGAAGTTGTTAATTAAGTTTTGGATTTGGGGGAAAGCATAAACAGGTTCTTTAAGGATAAGGGAGAATATACTATTTTTGTAGTTGTgatgatttttttatattatttaccaaagatatgagactcaaacccgcaacctcttaaataagtatggagagactatgtcatttgagctattactcattggcttaaTGGCTAATAGGTTGTTATATGCACAACACAGGATTTAAATTCCTAATACTTACTTAAACGGATGAGTGAATTGATAATTTGACCAATCTAAATTAGTTACCAATGAATAAGATGAAGACTCACGTTAAGTTGTCTTTATgtgaagttaataattaaaaattattagataatttgataaatttaattaaattattatctaataattttcaaTTATATCAAATTAATATTAAGACGGAGGCTCACATGCAGTTGTTTTTAtgtgaattaataattaaaaattattagataatttaataaatttgattaaattatcatctaataatttttaattatatcaaattgatataaagatAATTGCATGTGAATTTCTATTAATAAATAGATATTAGATCTACATCAAATTAAACGGTAGAGATATCTAATTGattataatgttattttttattcttttctccCAATTAATTATATCCTTCAAtgcttattttctcttttaattaattatatcttTCAATGCTTATTTTTTCTCTCCCAAGTCCCAACTAATTATAATTTTGAACACccatgaattaaaaataaatttttttatcggGTAGTGATGGGATAGAAAAAGAATTATGTAGAACTAACAGGGTGTTTGAAAACtcttttgaatttaatttctatggaaattgaatttaattttagtgtttaaaataaaaataattaaattagtttagatggaatttaatttaatttttttgttttttttaaatcaattcCAATCTGAATAGGTTCGATTTGAAATTCTATTCTATTAAAATTTCACTTAAAACTTAAAATGTCTAAAATgtttttataatataattttttctttttaatttttttcattcacTTTCTCTTAACGTGTCTTACCTTTTAACACACACTTTCTCTTTTTTCACCACTTtcattccttttttttctttttccttcaatTTACTTAATATAATATATACCTTTTTTTATGGGTGATCATGGATCGGATTCGATTCGCATATCCACGGTATTTATCCGAATATGGATTCGATCCGCACACTAATAGGATCAGATTGCGGATTTTGGATCGGATTGTGGATTTTGTAtaggtatccgcatatccgcaaaaataaagaaataaataagtaaatattctttttatgttttatttcaactaataattatcatatatgttgtattattttaatttattatttaagaaaagtatgtttaatattattttaagagtaaacatatttaaaagaataaaaaaataaattttattaatatttttttaataaaaacaagcttttaaaaatatttgtgttttgcggatatatctgATATCTGATCCGATCTGCTCCACAAATGTGCAGATCGAATCGgatccaaacttaaaaactgcggatattggatccgatagaaattttggccatatctgatccgatccgcGTTCACCCCTACTTTTTTTTGAAAGGTCTACTATGTAGATCTAAAAAAATATACACACATATAGATTTTAAGTGTTTAACTTAGATTAGTGACATGAAACGTTTGTCAATACGTCCGAATATTTTAAGTGAAGTTGTGTCAATTATGACACTAGTAAAAAGTAGCATAATTTTGTTCTATTTTAAGAACATGAATTAGTtgttataatttattattaataactagcctttttctttactTACTATGTCACTAGACCACTCAACAAATTGGTTCTTGATAGTTTACGTTTGCTTTTTGTTGTTGGTTTATCGTTAGAATCAACCATAAAGAatcatttaatttttaattaataataatattttttaaatttaatatttttttttaattattaattatttcatataatttcatttgataataataaataaataatatatgatANNNNNNNNNNNNNNNNNNNNNNNNNNNNNNNNNNNNNNNNNNNNNNNNNNNNNNNNNNNNNNNNNNNNATTTACTTTTAGATTTtatgttttttaatttattataaattaaaatttaacttttatttttaaaatattgaaactctgtagttattttaaaaaattaaatattttttcacATTGaacataaaaaaaccaaaatatcTTTTATGTAACAACTTTTAAATTAGTTTCGTCTTTGATAGGGAAAGTAGAGCCGAAACCTTTATAAATCAATGTTTCAGATTTTATATTAGTGGCCTACAATGAGCCCAAACCATAAAATATGTTAATTGAAAGTTttgccctatatatatatatatatgatcaaTTTCATGTACGTGGTGTTAGATTTAGCCTAATTTTNNNNNNNNNNNNNNNNNNNNNNNGTTGTGTTGTGCATCTATAACTATTATAAACatttttgtaaaatttaaaatttttttattgtacTATTAATTACAGCTAATAACGAgtaatctaattttttttattgaattatgTAAATTTAATGGATTTTTTTTAAACGAAACAAGTTGAcaatgttagaaataagagaccaAACTAAAGAAAGTGTTTTGTGTATTATCCAGGTTGATCAAGAATATaatatacaaggggtatatataggtgccagaagaatcaaagtaataaaggcatagaatcctacaattaatacacAGAGGTGccagaagaatcaaagtaataaaggcatagaatcctacaattaatacacaaatatactatataaatatagacgatactaattgatctaaattgattctaatgattctctaacatcccccctcaaactcaagtgggagctaaggataccaacttgagtttggataacaaagtccggaaacgagtcgggtgatgagctttcgtgaagatatcagcagtctgatctagtGTTCCAACATCAATGAGTCGAACAGCATtaataaggatacgttgccgaacaaagtgacaatcaatctcaatgtgttggtgcgttcatgaaacacatcattatgggcgatctgaatagcactgcggttatcacaaaaaacatcagtaggggacgactgaggagcacccaaatcttcgagaagccaacgaaccgagataacttcagcagtggtgtcagcgagggcacggtactcagcttctgtgcttgagcgagtagtgaacgtttgcttcttagcacgccaagaaatgagagcgtcgccaagaaacaaacagtaaccagtagtagaacgatgatcagtgggatcaccagcccaatcagcatcggagtaagcctgaagagacaaagaggaatgggcagaaaaataaaggccatgaaaaagagtgcctttgatgtagcgaagaatgcgaagaactgccgcatagtgagtagtacgaggagctgccaagaactggctaagtacatgaaccggataggcgatgtctggtcgggtgacagtcaagtagacgagaccgccaactaactgtcgatagagagtcggattatccaaaatagtgccatccataggggtaaaacgaacattaggctcaagaggagtagactcagtgcagctatctgtaatcccagcgcgagcaagaagatctgaagcatacttagcctgagagagatagatgccatcatcggtggagatgacctcgagaccaagaaaatagctgagagaaccaagatctttcatctcaaaggtacggtgaagtgaggccttgagatcagagataccatcaacatcatccccagtaatgatcatgtcatcaacatacaaaagtagaagaacaactccacgttcgcttttacgaatgaagagcgcattctcatgagggctagaagtaaaaccaagactgcatatggtagtgctgaacttgtcaaaccattcacgaggagcttgcttaagtccataaagtgccttgcgaaggagacaaacttTATTAGTAGGACAAGGATATCccggaggtggtttcatatagactttctttttcaaatccccattaagaaaagcattcttcacatccatctgactgagagaccattttttaaccGCGGCAATGGCAAGAAGATCTCTAACAGACGTAAGACGAGCGACAGGGGCAAAAGTCTCtgcataatcaataccatactcttgcgtacaaccttgagcaaccaagcgggccttataacggtcaatagagccatcagagcgagtcttgatcttgtatacccatctactgcccacaacttcctgattagaaggaggatcaaccatatcccaagtgtgtgctttttcaagtgcctgtaattcttcttgcattgcttgttgccaatttgggttggaggaggcttctctgaatgtcttaggttcatgttgatgaagaatagtagaaaagcaatggtaatcaagaagatgaggaggtggattccttaccctagaagaacgagcgggaggaggaggcatgacggtagaAGCAGGATCATCGTTcggtctggaatcatcgggagatggagaaggcagAAGAACAGGAGACTGTGGAGGGTCACTCGAGATAGAATCTGTAGAATCATCACTTGGAAAAAGATCAACATAGGGGTTAGTAAACAAAGGTGACTGAGTAGTAGGAATGGACTCAAAGGATGAGAATCGAGAAAACATGTGgtgctcccagaagacaacatgacaagatatacgaatacgtttagagagaggatcccaacaacgataacccttgtgttcagtgccataaccaagaaaacaacacatacgagcccgaggttcaagtttactatgttcgtgaggctgaagaagaacaaaacatacacaaccgaaaactcgaagagaactataatctgggaaggtatgataaagacgctcaaagggagtaacattaccaagaacagaagaagggagtctattgataacatgaacagcacTAAGAACAACTTCACCCCAAGTACActcaggacacgaagaagaaaggagcattgcacggacggagtcaagaatgtgacggtgtttgtgttcagctctaccattttgttgagatgtaccaggacaagaaaactcagacaaagtaccctgttctgcaagaaaggctaagagtttggaatcacggtattccatagcattatcacgtcgaaaaaccttaatgactttggaaaactgagttttaatcatagtagcaaaattgatatagatctgaggtaactcatgcgattagtcatcaaataaacccaagtaaagcggaaataatcatcaatgaaaatgaCAAAGTATCGTGCTCCGCCCATAGAGGCAGTGGGAGCGGGGCCCTaaacatcagagtgaatgagatcaaaaggagagcaagcaagagatgaattatggtgaaaagataaagcaggttgtttggcagtttggcaagaaatgcaatcaaaagattcatttgGAACCTGACCTAAAACACCCTGAGAGACAAGAGGACGCAGTTTTCCTAAGGAGGTGTGGGCAAGACGCTGATGCCATAAGTGGAgggtagagggagaagaagcagcacagagatttggtacatgaggaatatgaagattttcgagttcaaacaaccttccgaccttacgtccagtcccgatgatttgtctcgtccgaggatcctgtacatgacaaccagaaacagaaaaagtgacttcaaaacccaaatcaacaagttgaccaacagaaataagattgtAGTTTAAGttgggaatataataagtatcaagaagattaagagttgactgggatatagaacccttgtgtgttgcgtgcaagagggagccatttgcagtattgacagaaggtccatTCGTAGTGGGAGACATGGACGAGAAAATATGACGCaacggagacatgtgattaaagcaacccgagtcaaagtaccatttagaattacctggaggggTGAAAAAAGCAgcaggggtattaccagaaaTAGAGAGGAGACGCTGAAGAAGAGATGCAATATCAGAAAGAGAGACAGGAGACGAGTTGAGTGGACTAGGACGTGGTGGGCGAGTAGGACAGGCAGTAATTAAATGTCCCGGGAGCTTGCAATAGTGGCAAAACAgctgtgaacaatggtagctaatgTGACCCTTTtggtggcatgtgcgacattcaacagaaggACAGTCGGAGAAGAGGTGCCCGGAGCGGTTACAGTTTCGACAAAAAGTACCCTGCTTGTCTGTGGCAGCAAAAACAGCTGATGTTTCCATAATAGAAGACACACAAAATaaggagaggagagaaaaactgCAAATTCGGAGCAGAAAATGAGAAATCTGAGGCCggaatcggaaagagctcaccaaaaaaccttaggaAGGGTCCCACTGTCTGCCACATCAGCAAGCAATGACACGTGGCACGGGGTGATTGGAGAGGCAAGACACGTCAGCGGCTGACTGGGCGCGAGGTGGCGGAGAATCGGGTCGGGTCGGACACGTGGGTCGGACGCGGTCCGTCTCTCGTCTGGCTGACACGTGGGCGTTGCTGAGCCGTTGAACTGGAGCGCTGATCCAACGGCGATGGATGCTTCTGGAAGGAGAACACCTGCAACCGGACAGCCCACTTCAAGCGGCACGTGGCGGCGCGTCCGGCCGAGTCTGGCGATGATTCCGGTGGCGTTGAAAACGTTGCAACGAGTTGAAGGCAACGGTGGTGGCGGTGACGAATCTAAACGTCAGGAAAGCGTTGAAAACGGAGCACAAAGTACTGCTCAGAGACAGACGAACGGCGAACTTCAGACGGAGCGTGGCGGCGCGTGCGGTGATTTCTGGTGACGAGGCTGGACTCGTTGAACTCGCAATGACGAGACAAAGGCGGTGGTAAGGGCGGTGACAAACCAAAGCGTCTGAAAAGGTAGCAAAAGAGAGACCAAAGAACACTGCCGGAAGAGGAAAAAAACAAAGGACTATGAACTAATTTTCATGGAAAAAAAacctaagctcttgataccatgttagaaacaagagaccaaACTAAAGAAAGTGTTTTGTATATTATCCAGGTTGATCAAGaatacaatatacaaggggtatatataggtgccagaagaatcaaagtaataaaggcatagaatcctacaattaatacacagatatactatataaatatagacgatagtatactaattgatctaaattgattctaatgattctctaacagaCAAATTAAAAGGatgatatttaaattttaaatacattcatgatttttttttttatgttcaaaGGGGTCCAAAGCCCAACAGCAAAAAGAAACTAACAAATCACTAATCTAAAAACACTACTTCCAAAGACATTTACAACaagatttgaaaaaaagaaaagaaggagatTCTTCTAAAAAATTTATTCCTACTTCTTAAAATTGAGTTTGACGAGCCAAAGCATACGCACAGGAGTTTGTCTCTCAATAAATATGTTATATATATGTTTTCTATTTCTCTCAAGAGTTTATTGATAACATAGATGATGAAAGAGCTAGCATGATATCTCACTTCTTCTTTATTGCTGAATTCAATGGCGCACGAAGAGTCTCCCTCAACAGGTAACTTTAAGATGGAGCAATGGCCAATTTTCATGTTGTACCTAGCAATCAGCCTCCCAAGATTCACGCAACAAATCACTACAAGCTCCTCAATTTTCTagttgaagaacaaagttattACAGTTGAGCTTAATCTAACCCTCAACTAGTGAAGTCTCCCTAATCTCCTTCTTTCTAATCTTGTGAAGTCTTCTCACACTCTCTTCCAACATCTTTTGAAATTGGTCATATTCCCTAGCAAGAGAAGTTACTAAAGGGAGAACAGTATTGCTTGGGGTATTTTCATTGTTGAAAATTAGCTTATTACGACACCTCCATGCTGTATTACAAATGGTGAAGAAGACGGTGGCCCAAGCAAACCCATTCTGTATAATAGCAGTAGACTTCAGGTTAATTTTCAACCAATTTTAAAAGTTTAATGTAAAGAAATTTTTCTGATTCTTTATTTTTACTAATCTATTCCGGGTCTCTTGGATAAGAGAACAATCTCTGAAGGTGTGGCTCAGAAATTATTCTTTCTCTGGGCATCTCGAACTTATTATCCATGGTAAGATCCCTCCTTTCCCTCTATAGGATATTTTTATCTTCCAAATGCATCTTGCTGAGTTGAAAGTATTGTTATCACCACTAAAATAGGTCTATTAGGCTGAGTTGAATCTTGTCGATCACAAACTGAAAATGCTGTTGATTGCATCTCTCGTGAATGAGTGGAATCCCAAGGTACTAACCAAGGTTTGCTGTAAGGATATTTTCGATCTCTTGGCTAAGCTGACTCCGAACGTTATGATTGACATTCTTTGAGAAGAAGACGTAGGACTTGATGAAGCTGGTCTTTTGACCCAAGCTACTGTAAAATGTCTGAAGAGCCTCCTTAATAACTCGAACCTATTCTGTATTGGCCTTAGTAAACAACACGAGATCATCTGCAAAGAAAATGTGAGAAATTTTAGATTTATTTCTAGAAAGAACAATAGGATCCCACTTTTTATTATCAACCAACTTTTGAATTAAATTAGATAATCTTTCAAtacaaagaaaaaagagataAGGGGATAAGAGATCTCCCTATCTAATGCCTCTGGATGGAGAAAATGTCTCTGAAGGAGAGCCATTCTGCAAAAAATTCGTAGTGGGTGAACTGATGCATTGATAAATGATATTGATTATGTTCTCTAGTATTCCAACATCATTTAAGGTGTGTCTGGCAAAATCTCAACTAAGTTTGTCATATGCTTTTGTCAGGTTGATTTTGATAGCCATCAAACCTTTTCCAACCTTCTTATTCCTCATGGAGTGAATAACTTGTGCTACTAAGATGTTATCTGCACTTACCTTGTCAGTCACAAAACTAGATTGAGTGTTAAATATGATACTAGGCATAAAATATTTTAAACGACCAGCAATAATCTTAGTAATGATTTTGTAATAGGCATTATAAAGACTAATAGACCTAAAATGACTAAAATTTTCAGAGGAGTGTATTTTTAGGATTATAGAAATAAGAGTTTGGTTAACCCTATTAATGTTATTCGAGCCCCGAAACACCAATTTAACCCATTCAAATAAAGAGTCAATCACTACACTCCAAAATTATTGGCAAATTTTAGTCGGCATCACTCCTTGGAGATTTTTAGCTTCCTATATTGAAGATTGTTGTTTTCAGTCCAGTCGTAGACACTTCTTTGCCAATTTCAATATAGTCGTTATCCCTTAGTTTAGGTAATTTTTCTGAAAAACAAAATAGATGCAATAGCATCATTAGTATAGAGATTTTTAAAAAAACTGACTCCCCAATCTTTAAACATATCTATATCATCCACCCAAGTCCCATCTTTAgacttgaatgctatgaaaatATTACAGTGGGACATCTACTGCCAATATATCTCTTCTTAGATAGCAATATATTCATACTCTTTCCAAAGCTCTTTTTGGAGGTCTTCAAGAGAAAAAAATTGGCTAAAAGACAGCTTCCTATTGATCCCTTCTAGTCTTCCCAAGATATGCTTCTTCTTTTTAAAGATATTCTCGAACACGTCTTTATTCCACAATCCACACTTTAATGTTATTGGTAAAGTTGGCAATGTTCTCCAGGAAGTTGTTATCCTTGTTCCAAGTATTCTCCATCAAGTTGTTGTATTCTTTGTGAAGGATCCAAGGAGCTAGAAATCTGAAAGGTCTTTTCATTTGGTTGTTGATAGTAGCTAAAAAATCTAGCGAAATAGGAAGATGATCAAATTTTAACTTAGAAAGATGTTTAAGCTTAACATCTAAAAACCTATTTGTAAACTCAAAATTACTTAAAAAAATGATCAAGtctctttttaatatttttccgTTGCCAAGTAAAAAGGGGACTTGAAAAAACTAAATCCTTTAATTCACAGTAATTTAAACAATTAATAACCTTATGAGTATCTTGAGAGAAATTATGGAACCACCTGAATCATTAAGAGAAAAGGCAGAGTTAAAATCACTTTTCAAGCACCAAAATCCATTGATGTTGGGATAAATCTCTTTAATGTTGTTCCATAACAAATTTCTATTTCCCATTTATGGGCTGCCATAAATCGCTGTAAAATTTTAAGGAATTTGACTTTTTTATTGGACCTCCATATGAATAAATTGTTTATGTGTAACGAGGGTCCTGATATTCCATGAATTTTTCAGCTATAGATACCAAATTTCTCTTGAAAAACCTTTTACCTAACTAGGTACAAAATATATATCTCCCAAGATTAAATCTTTGCTTCCCAGAGAAAAATCTAGCACGCTTAGTGAGGTGCGTCACGTCCTGTATCTGAAAACAGAAAAATTTTGAAATGGGTGAGAACTAAAAGGTTCCCAACAGGGTAACAGTTCCAAATAGAGACGATGTAAAACTACACGAACTAACTAGGCAATTCTAAACTCCAACAAACAAAATCCAACCCTAGAGTCATACTTATCCAAAATAGGGTAAACATACTAATTACTTTTCTATGTCAATAATCCATAATCTCAAGTTCTCTCCTATGCTCCTCTCAgccattctctttttatttcaaTACCACATAATTTCGGTATTGAACTCAGTAAATGTTCAGCAGAGACAAACACAAGTAATAGGTTGCAAACACAAATCAAGGACAATTACAACATATATAGCAAATGACAGTTAAGCAGAGATATACACATAGTCAATCCAAGTACgaaatgcacactcaaacaatttTACTAAATgtacatgatgcatgtctgttctactggccatgagctcacgtatgccagaacccgacacattcgGCAGCTAACTCGGATATCATCTCTCTTCTACGCATCCCCAGGAGGCATATAATtgggggattagtgccctaccaccttctcctggaggcaAACATCAGGGACATAAATCGgaggatgagtgccctaccaccttttcCTGATGAGGCAGTGGCCTACAGATTGGGGGATTAGTGCCCTATCACCTTGCAGACAGAGAGAACCACGAACAAGCGGGATCTATCATCATCCTTGTTCTGGTATATCTTAGCTTGGTGCACAAATGGGATTCACCACCATCCTTGCTATGTCCTTACCAAGAGTAAACAACAGTCAATATGCAAGCGGATTATACCATTGACCTTGCCAGAATACATCTCAGTTTAGTTCACAGTATAATCTTTACTCAGTCATTAGCCACAagccttcatcaataatcattcactttgATTCACACCCTCTTCCAAAGTTTCAATTTAATCAAATCCGTAAGTTTACACTCGGTTCCAAGCCTAAAAACTAGTTATCAGACCTTAATTGGGGGTTATAAAAATTTACAAGCTTGCCAGAAAAGTCAAACAGTAAAAAACTTTCTCTGTTTTGGAAAAACAGGGTCCGTACATACGC is a genomic window of Arachis ipaensis cultivar K30076 chromosome B06, Araip1.1, whole genome shotgun sequence containing:
- the LOC110263909 gene encoding uncharacterized protein LOC110263909, coding for MDVKNAFLNGDLKKKVYMKPPPGYPCPTNKVCLLRKALYGLKQAPREWFDKFSTTICSLGFTSSPHENALFIRKSERGVVLLLLYVDDMIITGDDVDGISDLKASLHRTFEMKDLGSLSYFLGLEVISTDDGIYLSQAKYASDLLARAGITDSCTESTPLEPNVRFTPMDGTILDNPTLYRQLVGGLVYLTVTRPDIAYPVHVLSQFLAAPRTTHYAAVLRILRYIKGTLFHGLYFSAHSSLSLQAYSDADWAGDPTDHRSTTGYCLFLGDALISWRAKKQTFTTRSSTEAEYRALADTTAEVISVRWLLEDLGAPQSSPTDVFCDNRSAIQIAHNDVFHE